The DNA region aacagggacgtctgttttctagtaaaatcaggaaaaagaaaagagaaaactcaaaagaggttcctcctggtggtcacatacatgaacccaaatactctctcagacctcaaagagagatctcgagaaggagacttgctgaagcaaagccacaggggtttctgaggtttccctggccctgcgcccctgtcctgcctggctgatgtcagcatctctctgtgaggtcaccaccttccctgcacctttggccaatagactgaggtcctgaaaaaggcctttgtgatgtcacttgcacacccacccctcccctgcagtgctaatgtcctgccacagggcagacactttggaggtttgagctacacaaagaggagacacttagatctcaaaaattagatgagatgtttcagtctgagctaagtagttgctgctcttaacaattgcaacataataaaaaataaaatagactatttcatccattctattatgtcataatctgatctgagtaaacacgataggacacctcatcttatgcactgctcctagtgacactctccaatagatccccatcctccaccagccgggaggtaggtaggggcggattgttatccctacttgaaagagggagaaactaaggctgagaaaggagaattgacttgtcttaggtcacacagccactccgtggcagagttgggaataggacccaagagccctgattttcaaactaaccatcggatcttgaatttcagacattgaatgacctgactaaagtgctctcaagtgagttccagaccagcaagagttcatagtaattattcagcaagtattttaggagaactggaatggtagagaaaataatgaactgcagagaagcagcaaaatttgtcgaacatatgactggttatgactatttacttggtcttaaaagaaaacaacagggacctgagtctcctccctgtcaataaccccctgctcagccaatcagggtagagaccgaggggcgggaggatgagggttctcaccagagagcccaaaggatggcccaggtcaccgctggggatcactgtctgagcactatttcagccccacatttttcggtggacctcccacaatgggagttgtagcgCACCCCCCACgacaaacacacacccctcctggtggtgggaggggaacagggaaaggacaaaagaagtaagagatgaagagaaaggagggagggatggaggaaaaggtaaaagaaaaaggacaaaccttaatgtccccagagattctaagggacaaaatcccaggtggggaataaaatttggccaccttaagctagtgttttccatgcctagaattcagctggcaccagatgcagcagactgaacaggttccaaacctctcggaggctcttaccttctaaacagggacgtcagttttctagtgaaatcaggaaaaagaaaggagaaaactcaaaagaggttcctcctggtggtcacatacatgaacccaaatactctctcagacctcaaagagagatctcgagaaggagacttgctgaagcaaagccacaggggtttctgaggtttccctggccctgcgcccctgtcctgcctggctgatgtcagcatctctctgtgaggtcaccaccttccctgcacctttggccaataggcttaggtcctgaaaaaggcctttgtgatgtcacttgcacacccacccctcccctgcagtgctaatgtcctgccacagggcagacactttggaggtttgagctactccctgtggatcaccccactcaatgagtgttcattctaggaagcaagccggctagacagtaaaacaccAGAGgttgctcccaatgctacactcggtttctcagaaatgagtagactttatggccagaagagacagttagagcatctaatctgaccccctgcatatcacaggcctcctgtctaccacaatagctacttttggggcaaacacattccggaaaggcatctagtctttattaatgacatcaagagatggagaacccaccactttccttggtagcttcttcctgtgttcaatcatcctcgctgttgaatatttgtgccttatttgtcataggaatttgtctcttttcaccttccagccattgggtcttgttctgcctttctctgctagactagagagccctttaatacccagtattttctctccattaaggcacttcaacacttcaatgaatgcccttcaatcttcttttgataagctaaacaggttgacctctttcaatagctcactagaaggcatttttctccagccctcagaacatttggtggctctttgctgcccagctccaatttctaggaccatctttttcaaaggaggacaccaacactggaggcagtattccaatagcagtctcactgctgctgtgtcacctccctatcctactcacggctctgctccttcgtctaatgatggctttagccctgttcaccacagcatcgcactgggagctcatgttgagtggcttctccactctggcccctaaatccttttcagagtcactgctttcctggatacacgtccccattctggaggtgtggccggcgtgctttgttgccacgtataggaccttgcattgggctctgctcaaatttgttttctttgaatgggtccagctggccgaatgagccagatcgctctgtatcactgccctctccccatcaggaattaccactctgcctgtattttgtcaccccccaatcttatccgcagtgattgtatgttttctctcaattcattgataacaattatttttaaaattagtccttgagagcttcttcagacccttagtacccaggacctgctccccacatcacagtgagaaatgctgtccagccctgctggtacataggggataagcacagaacaaacatacctttaggagctgtgttgtccataggctctgtgggggtcagcagattacaaacgcacgacagacctgtagtgtagacaggtcccaagtgtgtctcggtttcccaccctgtaaaatggggagaacaaacaaaaccttgattagctccatttgatagctggggaaaccgaggcacccagcggtgcagagactcgctcatggtcccaaagccaggaatagaaaacagcagatctgatagccaggcctgggacctaaccctggttttcctggccttgctgctctaagtttagtcacagcctccatgtcttttcccctgtgtcccttaaccccacgtcactgcagaagacagattttctggtagccagctggctctcctgcatgtggatgtcattccaaaagacgtgctctggctcagtcccatgctatgattggctgaaggaaccacttggtgacattctaggccctgagttatacaggaggggcgactagatgcacataatggtcctttctgacctgaacctctatcaatcgctacattttctgctgctaggaagagaactctggacctattttctctcattcgctttcagtcggaataatttcaatccaggccaaaggatttcctcttccattgtgtcttcagcacctttgcgagcaaccagttactgttaccacagattaccagtttcaacctgtcccagggtgagatggtcAGGAAAGatgttggagctcaactgcacctggtccaggtgatgcagctccctagggtgaagggaataagtgtgtgggtgtcacgtgacaagacgcagcctgtgactaggacccaggcctgctgagagatagaagggcagcctgtgctcagccaggagagagaccccaagggaagcaggcatgggaggggcttgggagggctaaggtaaaacccctgctgcccctccccattctgctcacctccaagatgtgctggagtttgtctgtgctggggggtgctgtcagcaggatcgagagctcgtcatccatgttctctgggcaggccttgctcagagcctgccagcagagggagaccaggggtcaggagcctgcattagcaccggtgtgccattgaccaggaactggcttaggtaagcgccgcctggccggagctcgcacccagaaaccctgccccaggtcggaaccccctcccacacccaaattccctcccagacctcacacccggcaccccaaccccctgccccaggtcggaaccccctcctgtaccctaatccctcccagagcccacacccccacctgcaccccaatcccctgccccagccctgagccccctcccgcacccaaactccctcccagagtccgcaccccaaccctctgccgcagcccggatccccctctggcaccccaaacccctaatctccagcccaatcccagaacccgcatccccaccggagccctcacccctccctgcactccaacccccagccccagcccagtgaaagtgagtgagggtgtgagagcgagcgactgagggaggtgggctgggctggagtgagtgggggtggggccttgaggaagggcatgaaaggggttgggtcaagggcatttggttttgtgcaagtagaaagttgacaaccctacttaaggacctttgaaaagcagcctcctttgcaccgctcctgataccaggggccaaggcgcccccggacatgagaaccacaataggccagagcaaaacgctgcgttagaaatcggagctcaggctgccaagcgaacgatagctgacagacaggagatgcgggaattaaggttgtgccttcagccagcaactggtgttcatccgtttgcaccacacacacacctgtaggcagggccactagttccttgtctgtctgcctgtttagcgtctctcggtccttactgtgcccatcaccgtggtgtctgagtggcaaaccaagggtttgacgtgtgcatatgaaactgcctgactggaaggacgtggtttggtgtggatcagtgactgctggggcgattggtggcagaaggctctgagggcctggctcattccgacctggctcattccaatggcttctacagctgacagcagcccagtctcctgcctgggtccgacgcaaaccaggaagtacaggaccacggttaataagagcagctcaaaagatctgagcccagccctgcacagatttccagcttaggtttgcattttcagcaaaagttcttcttgattattttctcccaacccccttctgcctccataatagccagccaccccgtcaatcgcatcctggggcgctccagggacagcgtatgtgcgtgtatgtgtacgtctgtatatatatgtatgtgtacatgtgcgtatgtgtgtacgtgtatgtgcacatgagtgtgtgcacatgtgagtgtgcgtgtgtatgtgtgtacatgtaccccagtcagatgtatacatctggatttcctttgaaagaattttcaaattgagctgatcaagtgcaatggcaaagcacccaattcctctgccccccaactgctttcgctgctttaacgtacaacctgctccgctgacacctctgactcctgaaagccctaacgctccaggggagcaggccgtgccctgccctgccctggctgccccgggtgttacctcggagggaatcgttccagattccaatgggtggcaggtccagggaagagccttatctgggggaggctgtaccagacccgcccgacccaggcaggctcccaggtactctctgctcggggctgataaggctccttagcagtttctctccaaacaaattccagttcaagacacctgagagctccacagcagggcagcatccccagagcgcagcagggcggggttagggggagcagtcggtagcagcacctgcccctcgtacgcaGGAGTGAGAAGTgacagcctctctgcacagagcagcagcgttcagcctgggccagacgtgctgcggtgatgggtaagagtgggctcggagagccagagggtctgtggggcagcactgggcccttctgctccgcactagggccgggtgggcgtgttcagctgggattggaacccaccatcacttgtgggtgtgaatgtggggctggaacgcaatgTGGGGCGCTCCCACCTTGCCCGGGGgcaactggggggaagggcagagagacacctgggctgagaccccagctccagggagacagtcaccccagcccagctgggtcaaattgcccagctgtgtgacagcccccccatccccgaggggttcccccccccagtatgtcacagcagggtaatgtgcgtactgaacggcaggggttgccagagactggctgggagaggcctttggggatggagtaagcagcactaaggtacatgccaacctccctacagaggaggggccgtgccccgcaggtgaggggcagggaactgggacactgcgcggtgggtcattgtctggcccaggcccttcctagctggaggccgaggcatttccttcaggtcaccttccgctgcagctgggccacgggcccccatagccactagcccagccagggatcccaagtgaggattgtcacggctggctcctccctgctgccagcagctcttcactgccagggaattcctgaaatcctgtgtgcccctcccccacccacctcctggggctgtgagtgcccccccccggacagcccctcccccgagctctgagtgcccctggccagtccctcccctcagcccccccctccacttcctggggctctgagtgtcctcagcctgtccccctcccacaccccggggctgagtgaccttggccaacccccgtcccttcaggaggaactcccagtacccacccagcccccacacctcagggttcccctccctgcggctctgtggccataccccccacccccctgtccgTGGGGCTCTCATTACCCACCCTTCAGGCCTTCCCAGGGCTCtcagtgcccccccagccccaatctccattttccctttctctcaccCACTCTCCCGCCCTTCCCTGCCCGGTTATTTCCATGGCACAGGCGTGTCTCTGTGGGGCGGGAACATTTCTCCAGGGCGAGTCCCAAACTCCTCAGCacccgccccctcctgggagtcTCTGTCCCAACGGGGCCGGTTCCTAGCGTCTCCTCTCTGCCCCGTGCATGCCTGGCCGGTGGCGGGCTGCCCAGCCAGACTGATGGGCGAGGGCGGCAGTGCCAGGCTGTGCTGGGCGAGGCGGGAGGGTCCAGCAGTCCCAGCTCTCGGTTGTGCTGTTCccgggcagagggaactgggagtcgCGGCTCCTGAAGGGTGGGTTTGTGTTCCCAGCTTCTCACCGGCTCTTCCCTTTTGCAGCTGTCCAGTGCCCTCGTCTCCTGCTCCTCGCCGGCCTGCTGGCCCTGTCAGCCCCAGTTCTCACCCTGGAAATACACAACCTGAACATCTTAAAGGGACCCACCCATGCAATCCGGAACATCCACCCAAAGCACCTGAAGGCAGGTGTGTCATGTGTCCGCTTCTATAGCCCTCCCCTCTGGCCCTAGGgatccctgccagccctggggccccaggacgtcactcactggctgcctggggaTTATGGAGGCCTGAAGCCACTGGGAGAAATTACAATCCAACCGTAGCTCTCTATTCAAACCACGCTGAGCTCTTTGGTggtttgagggagggagggagggagggaagttcggaggggcacaggggctggcccattgcagtgcagggagcagcaTGGGACAAAGCCAGGAGGTGCTGGTTGCCTTGGGCAGCAGAGGGGGTGCGGAGGAGTGAACTGGTGCAGCGTGGGCCCGAGCCAGGCAGGGGCAGACGGGATGAGATGGGGGTGCTCGGGCAGCAGGGCGACTGGTGCAGAATTAACACAGAGCTCGAgctaggcagggcagggctgtgcagagctggaggggaggcacgggggctggaagctgctgcaggaggagctgcagagccagggaagggaCTGGAAGGCACAAGTTGGTGTGGGCAGAGCCACGGGAGCGGGCGGTGAGTttggtggctgcatttgggccAGACTGGAGAGGAGCAGACGGAAGCCAGGTAGAGCGGTGAGGGGGGTTTACAGAAGTGTGGGCAGAAGAACGGTTTGTCCTGGATGAGGGTTTCAGGGACACGGAGAAGGGGAGGCGAATGCACTGCTAACACTCTCTGGTGCTTGGGAGACAGTCTCTGAAAACCCCTCATGTCACGCGGAACTCCCAATTCCTGTCCCTACAGATCAGGGGAAAGGGAACCTGCGGCACAGCCGAGCCAGTGACCCGCAGTTACCAGAGGCCCACGGTAAGAGTATCCCACGCTTCACCTATCCACGCCTTGCAGAAATGAGATGCAAGAACAacaagaagcaacagagagtcctgtggcacctttaagactaacagaagtattggagcatgagctttggtgggtgaatgcccacttcatcagacgcaagattcacccacgaaagtttatgctccaatacttctgttagtcttaaaagtgccacaggaccctctgttgctttttacagattgagactaacacggctacccctctgatatgaaGAACAACaagagttattcacacagcttctccctgcagggcagaacaAGGCATTGGGATGCATTGTCTGACCGGGCCATAGGGGAATCCCCAGGGATTATACAGGCCCCTGGGAGCAGGAACTCTggtgacagagggtgggagggtgtgggggaaagGGCTTGATACACACAGGCTGTAACGTGTCCTGCAGAGGAGAAGCTTTGGGTCATGATCTTTCTGCAGGAAAAGTGGCACCACTGATAGACTGTGTGGGATCCAGGACCCAGGGCTGTGACCCACTGGGCCGTGTCCCTCACTACTGCAGGTGTGGGGAGTTTGCAGCCAAAATTTGGGATGAGTGGCAAGATCCTTTGACTCCACAGACTCCTCCTTTCCCTGGCAGCTGGTGTCGGTGGCCTCAGCACACACGCCCTGTTGGAGAGCCCTTGGCACAGGAGTTTGCTGAGAGCTGAGGGGGTGCAGAACCCGCTGCTGTAAGATACAGTCACCCCACAGGACACACGGTGCTGTTAGCTCGCAGTGTCCCACGCATCATGTCTGCCGTGTTAAACACCTCCCCGAAAACCCCTGCAGAGTATGAACAGGGGCCTGTTTGTCTTCTGGGAAACCTACGTGTGCACGTGCAAAGTAGCTAGTTAGAGAATAAACTGCCCAGGAGTGGGTGACAGGACTGTGCCAGCAGATTCGGGCTCAGTGTCTGCATCCCTTGTTGAAGCCTCTTTGACAATGGGCTGGCAAAGCATGCGGggtgtcagtgcagacactgctgTCTGTGGCACACCGGAGGGGCCCTTTCTCACTGACCCAGGGTGGGAAGAGCTGAGCAGGGTTCTGTTCCACGGGGTTTAGTGAAAGCGATCTCTCTCTTGTGCACAGTCTGGCCCAAGGACTGCAGCGAGATAACCTGGAACAGGGTCAGTGGCGTCTTCGTCATCCAGCCCACAGGATTCCACCAGATTGTCGTTTACTGTGACTTGAACAGCACCAGCGAGGGCTGGACGGTCCTCCAGCGGAACCGGCACGACACACAGATCACCTGGGctgagtcctggagcacctacaagtacggcttTGGCAACGTGCAGGATGACTACTGGCTGGGGACGGAGTACATCTATCGGATCGCCAAGCAGAAGGTCTACCAGGTCAGGTTTGTCATCCACGATTCATCCGGCACCATGAAATACGCAGACTACAACCTCTTCGGTCTGGAAGACGAGTCCAAAGGCtacaggctgaggctgggctcTTACACTGGGATTGCAGGGGACGCCATGGCTTCATACAATCCTAGCACCATGCATGACAACATGAAGTTCTCCACTAAAGACCTGGATCAGGACACTTCCGGTGGGAACTGTGCGTCTAGCTATGAGGGGGGCTGGTGGTACTCGGCTTGTCATTCTGTTCGACTGAACGTCAAAGGGAGCATCACTTGGGGTAGTTTCTGTAGTGGGAACTGCCAAGCCTCCGCCATCCTCATCAAACCAGCGTCCTACTGTtagtcaccccttccccaccctcctgtctgcagtgaggccaacccctgctccacgaagggagggaaaagggtcAGAGTGTATCATGGCCAAACCTCCCGCCTGCTTTCACAGGCCTTGCTGGGGGAAGTATCAGGGTTACCCAGGAAACGGGGAcactttccttctcctctccctccctgcagactTTCTGAGCTTTTTTCCACTGGGCCTTTCTCCGCTGGGCTGACTCCCATGCACCAGCGTTCGGCTGGAGTGACTCTTCCGCGTCATTTTAGCTCGGCGATGCGATGAGCAGGCCTAGAGGTCACTGGAAAGGTGAAATCCCAAGCATGGCGGGAGCTTCTCAAACACCCTCTGCACGGCCCTGCCTCGGGATCCAGGCTTTGAAATAAACACACACTTCTAAGCAGTGAGGTCTGCAGATGGTAATTCTGTGCCCTGCTGTCACTGTCTCTCCGGGTGCTCCCATGGGCACCACGCTGCTGGAGAACATGCCTGGCATTACCAGGTTCACAGGCAGAGCATACGGGGCTGCTGGGATGGGTCTGCAAGAGTAAATCTCCAGGCCACCAGCCCTTCCatttggggcggggaggaggagagactggggcCAGAGGGATTttctgggggaggagaaagaggggaTGTGAGCGGGAGGAGAGACTTGGGCCCttagtgctgggagagaggagtcCTTGGGCCCCCTGCCCTCCGGACCACATCCAGAGAGCCTGTAGGGCGGAGGCAGCGTCCATCCCACTCCCACTGCAGGCGGAGCCGCTCCTCGCCTGAGACTGAAGGCTCTGCCCGCAGCTCTGCCTGGTCACGTGCAGACTCCTGGAGCAGGAGTGCGGTGCCTCATACCAGGGCATCCTGTGGCAGCCCCCATCTATGGGGTATCACGCTGGGCCTAAATGCTGCGGCCAGGTCCCTGGATTCTGCAgcacttcatttaaattaaagaatggtgcccaggggctggggccgagggcatCTTCGTGGGGTTGGACCCTGCTGGCTGGAGCCATGTGCCAGCAGGGACCGGGTGGGGAGGCCCCAGACCACTGGGCCGAATGCATCCCACTGCTTGTGTGGTAAAATGCAGCCTGTTTCCCCAGCTAGCACATGGTcccatggcagcttgcacactaGTTAGCTAGGAGTCTGGCCGCACCCCTTGGCGGAGGACAATGCCCCTATGGCGGCCCGCAGGCCTGGTGCAAGGACTGGTCCCTTTCCCTAGTGCTGTCTGGGCCCAAGGTAGgaaccctgccccactcctgcacagacagggggaggggaggaaagaggtcCCTGGTGCTCCCATGCCACCTAGCACAGGGCCTGGCTCTTCATCTCTACATCCGTCCTGCCCCTGCAGTCAGCAGGGCCCAGTTTTCTGAAGGGATCAGTGCCCCCTCCCTCGGCATCACCGTGGAGCTGCTCCGTGTAACACCATCATTCAGCTTGTGCCGATCAATCCTTTCAttggaaacatttgaaaatgctttgaaatctccCGGCTCCCTCCCAATCCGGGGCTCCTGGCCGGCCCCTGCCTGTCGCCACGGGCAGGTTCTCACACTCCCCTCAGAGCACACGGGAGGATGGGGACCTGGGACGTTAGACAGTGGTCTGGCCAGCGAAATCCCTGTTCTTTGTTCCTGAGCCGCACCTGGCACTGATGCCAGTCCCATTCCCAGGCCGTGAGCTCACACGCAAGCTGCCAACAGAAAAGGGGCATGTTCATCTTCCCTCTTCAGCAGCATTGGCTGATCCCACTGCGCCCTGCAGAGCCACAGTGAGccagggatgctggctgggcagcacggggtgtgggctgggccctgggagacaggccatgggcggagcaggggtgggggcaggcag from Malaclemys terrapin pileata isolate rMalTer1 chromosome 13, rMalTer1.hap1, whole genome shotgun sequence includes:
- the LOC128848342 gene encoding fibrinogen-like protein 1-like protein, yielding MAVQCPRLLLLAGLLALSAPVLTLEIHNLNILKGPTHAIRNIHPKHLKADQGKGNLRHSRASDPQLPEAHVWPKDCSEITWNRVSGVFVIQPTGFHQIVVYCDLNSTSEGWTVLQRNRHDTQITWAESWSTYKYGFGNVQDDYWLGTEYIYRIAKQKVYQVRFVIHDSSGTMKYADYNLFGLEDESKGYRLRLGSYTGIAGDAMASYNPSTMHDNMKFSTKDLDQDTSGGNCASSYEGGWWYSACHSVRLNVKGSITWGSFCSGNCQASAILIKPASYC